A region of Sphingomonas crusticola DNA encodes the following proteins:
- a CDS encoding DUF6445 family protein encodes MSDLVDFKLAEQPTRTLLHVGTEQQPVIVFDSVMCDPAQLVDFAAQSVTFGKDGVDGGAYPGLGAPAPLDYARPLAQAVDPIIRQIFGIGDAPLTKARCRFSLVTTQPEDLSPLQRIPHIDTTDGRQFALLHYLCGDDFGGTAFFRHRATGYETIDAARAAHYRATRERELDDAPPIAAYFAKDSATYERIGAVESRFDRLVIYRSHLLHSGLINDPHSLSADPRRGRLTANIFLTYAAD; translated from the coding sequence ATGAGCGACCTCGTCGATTTCAAGCTGGCCGAGCAGCCGACCAGGACTTTGCTGCACGTCGGCACGGAGCAGCAGCCGGTCATCGTGTTCGATTCGGTGATGTGCGATCCTGCACAACTGGTCGACTTCGCCGCGCAGAGCGTGACGTTCGGCAAGGATGGGGTCGACGGCGGAGCCTATCCCGGCCTCGGCGCCCCCGCGCCGCTGGATTATGCCCGGCCGCTCGCGCAGGCGGTGGATCCGATCATCAGGCAGATATTCGGCATTGGCGACGCGCCGCTCACCAAGGCGCGATGCCGCTTTTCGCTTGTTACCACACAGCCGGAGGACCTCTCGCCGCTCCAGCGCATTCCTCACATCGACACGACCGACGGCAGGCAGTTCGCGCTGCTCCACTATCTGTGCGGGGATGATTTCGGCGGCACGGCATTCTTTCGCCATCGCGCGACCGGTTACGAGACGATCGATGCCGCGCGCGCGGCCCATTATCGTGCGACCCGTGAGCGGGAGCTCGATGATGCGCCGCCGATCGCCGCTTATTTCGCGAAAGACAGCGCGACCTATGAGCGGATCGGCGCTGTCGAGAGCCGATTCGACCGGCTCGTGATCTATCGGTCGCATCTGCTCCATTCGGGGTTGATCAACGATCCGCACTCATTGTCGGCCGATCCGCGGCGCGGCCGACTGACCGCGAACATCTTTCTGACCTACGCCGCGGACTGA
- a CDS encoding DUF4126 family protein yields MILLLALLIGVVAGLRALMAPAAVAFAARFGGLDLTGTPLAFLGYMWTPWILGLLALGELITDQLPTTPSRKVPVQFGTRIVMGGLAGGALGASQHMLIGGIVAGAIGAVIGTLAGAAARARLAATFGQDRPAALIEDGVAIIGAILIVLAAA; encoded by the coding sequence ATGATATTGCTGCTGGCTCTCTTGATCGGTGTTGTCGCTGGGCTGCGGGCCTTGATGGCGCCTGCTGCGGTTGCTTTCGCCGCGCGATTCGGTGGCCTTGATTTGACTGGCACGCCGCTCGCCTTTCTCGGCTATATGTGGACGCCGTGGATTCTGGGGCTGCTCGCATTGGGCGAGCTGATCACCGATCAGCTGCCGACCACGCCCAGCCGCAAGGTGCCGGTTCAGTTCGGCACCCGGATCGTCATGGGTGGCCTTGCTGGCGGCGCGCTCGGCGCATCGCAGCACATGCTGATCGGCGGCATCGTCGCCGGGGCGATCGGCGCGGTCATCGGCACATTGGCGGGCGCGGCGGCTCGCGCGCGCCTCGCGGCCACCTTCGGGCAGGATCGGCCGGCGGCACTGATTGAGGATGGGGTTGCTATCATTGGCGCCATTCTGATTGTCCTGGCGGCGGCGTGA
- a CDS encoding FAD-containing oxidoreductase translates to MTRSFDAIIVGAGQAGPALAGRLTGAGMTVALVERHLVGGTCVNTGCKPTKTLIASAYAAHLARRGADYGVTTGAIGIDMPTVAARAATIIQDSRRSNEEWLAGMEGLTFLRGHARFEEPHVMRVGDDLLEAPRIFLNVGGRASVPDMPGVNDVPFLTNSSIIALDHVPEHLVIVGGSYIGLEFAQMYRRFGARVTIVEMGPRLIGREDPDISDAIRAILEGEGIAVRTDACCISLSRHEQGVAVGVDCTEGAPEVIGSHVLLAVGRRPNTDDLGLDKAGIATDAKGNIVVDDMLATNVAGVWALGDCNGRGGFTHTAWNDYEIVAANLLDGAARKLSQRILGYALYTDPPLGRVGMSETQARASGRPLLVSTRPMTKVGRAVEKAETLGFIKLVADAETKRILGAAILGTGGDEAIHGILDMMNADQPLATLQWAVPIHPTVSELIPTLVGDLRPA, encoded by the coding sequence GTGACGCGCAGCTTCGACGCGATCATTGTCGGCGCCGGCCAGGCAGGACCGGCGCTGGCGGGACGACTGACCGGCGCTGGCATGACGGTGGCGCTGGTCGAGCGCCATCTCGTCGGCGGCACCTGCGTCAACACCGGCTGCAAGCCGACCAAGACCTTGATCGCCAGCGCCTATGCCGCGCATCTCGCCCGGCGCGGTGCGGATTATGGCGTGACCACCGGCGCGATCGGCATCGACATGCCGACGGTGGCGGCGCGCGCCGCCACGATCATCCAGGATTCCCGCCGCTCCAATGAGGAATGGCTGGCGGGGATGGAGGGGCTCACCTTCCTGCGCGGTCACGCGCGTTTCGAAGAGCCCCATGTCATGCGCGTCGGCGACGATCTGCTGGAGGCGCCCCGGATCTTCCTCAATGTCGGCGGGCGGGCATCGGTGCCGGATATGCCCGGCGTGAACGACGTCCCGTTCCTGACCAACAGCAGCATCATCGCGCTGGATCATGTGCCCGAGCATCTCGTGATTGTCGGCGGCTCCTATATCGGGCTGGAATTCGCGCAGATGTATCGCCGTTTCGGCGCGCGCGTGACTATCGTCGAAATGGGGCCGCGGCTGATCGGCCGCGAAGATCCGGACATTTCCGACGCGATCCGCGCGATCCTGGAAGGCGAAGGCATCGCCGTGCGCACCGACGCCTGCTGCATCAGCCTCAGTCGGCACGAACAGGGCGTCGCGGTCGGCGTGGATTGTACCGAGGGCGCGCCCGAGGTGATCGGCAGCCATGTCCTGCTTGCCGTCGGCCGACGGCCCAACACGGATGATCTCGGCCTCGACAAGGCCGGTATCGCAACCGATGCCAAGGGCAATATCGTCGTCGACGACATGCTCGCGACCAACGTCGCCGGCGTGTGGGCGCTGGGCGATTGCAACGGCCGCGGCGGCTTCACCCATACCGCCTGGAACGATTATGAGATCGTGGCCGCGAATCTGCTCGACGGTGCCGCGCGCAAGCTCTCGCAGCGCATCCTCGGCTATGCGCTCTATACGGACCCGCCGCTCGGCCGGGTCGGCATGAGCGAGACCCAGGCGCGCGCCAGCGGCCGGCCGCTGCTCGTCTCGACCCGGCCGATGACCAAGGTCGGCCGTGCGGTCGAGAAGGCGGAGACGCTCGGCTTCATCAAGCTGGTCGCGGATGCGGAGACGAAACGCATCCTCGGCGCGGCCATCCTCGGCACGGGTGGGGATGAGGCGATCCACGGCATTCTGGACATGATGAACGCGGATCAGCCGCTCGCGACATTGCAATGGGCGGTGCCGATCCACCCGACGGTATCCGAGCTGATACCGACTTTGGTCGGGGATCTGCGGCCCGCGTAA
- a CDS encoding peroxiredoxin → MLRSSLCFALALSALPAIATAALPVGAKAPDFATQVSLAGKPMPFSLKAALKKGPVVLYFYPAAFTKGCTIEAHDFAEATDDFKKLGATVIGMSADNIDKLNQFSVSECRNKFAVGSATPATISAYNVTMPKNPAMSDRTSYVIAPNGRVIFAYSAMDPAGHVTGTLDAVKAWAAKRHG, encoded by the coding sequence ATGCTGCGTTCGTCTCTCTGCTTCGCCCTTGCGCTGTCGGCGCTGCCCGCGATCGCGACCGCCGCGCTGCCGGTGGGCGCCAAGGCGCCCGACTTCGCGACCCAGGTCAGCCTCGCCGGCAAGCCGATGCCCTTCTCGCTCAAGGCCGCGCTCAAAAAGGGGCCGGTCGTGCTCTATTTCTATCCCGCCGCTTTCACAAAGGGCTGCACGATCGAGGCGCATGATTTCGCCGAGGCGACCGACGACTTCAAGAAATTGGGCGCGACCGTGATCGGCATGTCCGCCGACAACATCGACAAGCTCAACCAATTTTCGGTCTCGGAATGCCGCAACAAATTCGCGGTCGGATCGGCGACCCCCGCCACGATCAGCGCCTATAACGTGACCATGCCCAAGAATCCGGCAATGTCGGATCGCACCTCCTACGTGATCGCGCCCAACGGCCGCGTGATCTTCGCTTATTCGGCGATGGACCCGGCCGGCCACGTCACAGGCACGCTGGACGCCGTCAAGGCCTGGGCGGCGAAGCGCCACGGGTGA
- a CDS encoding cupin domain-containing protein: MSDAAALIERHGLAPHPEGGWYRETWRAAAAPGERAGGTAILFLLERGQSSHWHKVDADELWLWHSGAPLELQIGGDAITLDATNPQALVPANVWQAARAGAGWALVSCVVVPGFDFAGFTLAPAGWEPDRE; this comes from the coding sequence GTGAGTGATGCCGCCGCGCTGATCGAACGCCACGGCCTCGCGCCCCATCCCGAAGGCGGCTGGTATCGCGAGACCTGGCGCGCGGCCGCCGCCCCCGGTGAACGCGCGGGCGGCACCGCCATCCTGTTCCTGCTGGAACGGGGGCAAAGCTCGCATTGGCACAAGGTCGATGCCGACGAATTATGGCTGTGGCATTCCGGCGCCCCGCTGGAGCTCCAGATCGGCGGTGACGCGATCACGCTCGACGCGACCAATCCGCAGGCGCTCGTCCCCGCGAACGTCTGGCAGGCGGCACGTGCCGGGGCGGGGTGGGCGCTCGTATCCTGCGTCGTCGTCCCCGGCTTCGATTTTGCCGGCTTCACGCTGGCACCCGCGGGGTGGGAGCCGGATCGGGAATAA
- a CDS encoding alkene reductase encodes MPRLTDPIELGSIHAASRMLMAPLTRGRATREAVPTPIMADYYRQRASAGLIISEATGISRIGLGWPYAPGIWNDAQVEGWKRVTAAVHEEGGKIVSQLWHMGRIGHPEVNEAQPVSSSPTTAPGHAHTYTGNQPYQPARALEVGEIPALLDDYARAAENALKAGFDGIQLHAANGYLIDQFLRDNANFRTDDYGGPIENRIRLLGEVVDRLVATIGADKVGVRLSPNGEVQGVNDSDPHALFGAAAKLLDEKGAAWLELREPRPGGTRGAPDVAPVHPVIRKAFSRPLILNADYTYENGQAALDHGEADAIAFGRLFLANPDLPRRLLDRLPLNPPRPELFYTQGEEGYVDYPRWEEVRQPA; translated from the coding sequence ATGCCGCGTCTTACCGATCCGATCGAACTGGGCTCGATCCACGCCGCCAGCCGCATGTTGATGGCCCCGCTGACCCGCGGCCGCGCCACGCGCGAAGCGGTGCCGACGCCGATCATGGCCGATTATTACCGGCAGCGCGCCTCGGCCGGGCTGATCATCAGTGAGGCGACCGGCATTTCGCGGATCGGGCTTGGCTGGCCCTATGCGCCCGGCATCTGGAACGACGCGCAGGTCGAAGGCTGGAAACGCGTCACCGCGGCCGTCCATGAGGAGGGCGGCAAGATCGTGTCGCAGCTGTGGCATATGGGACGGATCGGCCACCCGGAAGTGAACGAGGCGCAGCCGGTCTCCTCCTCCCCCACGACCGCGCCGGGGCACGCGCATACCTATACCGGCAACCAGCCTTATCAGCCGGCGCGCGCGCTGGAGGTGGGCGAGATTCCGGCGTTGCTCGACGATTATGCCCGCGCGGCGGAAAATGCGCTGAAGGCCGGGTTCGACGGCATCCAGCTGCATGCCGCCAACGGCTATCTGATCGACCAATTCCTGCGCGACAATGCCAATTTCCGCACCGACGACTATGGCGGCCCGATCGAGAATCGGATCCGCCTGCTCGGCGAGGTTGTCGACCGGCTGGTGGCGACGATCGGCGCGGACAAGGTTGGCGTACGGCTGTCGCCCAATGGCGAGGTGCAGGGCGTCAACGACAGCGATCCGCATGCCTTGTTCGGCGCGGCGGCCAAATTGCTGGACGAGAAGGGCGCGGCGTGGCTCGAGCTGCGCGAGCCGCGGCCGGGCGGGACGCGCGGAGCTCCCGACGTGGCGCCGGTCCATCCGGTGATCCGCAAGGCCTTTTCGCGTCCGCTGATCCTCAATGCCGATTATACCTATGAGAATGGCCAGGCGGCGCTGGATCATGGCGAGGCGGACGCAATCGCGTTCGGACGGCTGTTCCTTGCCAATCCCGACCTGCCACGCCGCCTGCTCGACCGGCTGCCGCTCAACCCGCCCCGCCCGGAGCTGTTCTACACCCAGGGCGAAGAAGGTTATGTCGACTATCCGCGCTGGGAAGAGGTGAGGCAGCCGGCTTAG
- a CDS encoding DUF3008 family protein, translated as MPAKSAAQQKAAGAALSAKRGDTPESKLKGAAKSMEKSMSEKQLEEFAHTKRKGKPEHAARK; from the coding sequence ATGCCAGCCAAGTCAGCAGCCCAGCAAAAGGCCGCCGGCGCGGCCTTGTCGGCCAAGCGCGGCGATACGCCGGAGAGCAAGCTCAAGGGCGCCGCCAAAAGCATGGAGAAATCCATGAGCGAGAAGCAGCTCGAGGAATTTGCCCACACCAAGCGCAAGGGCAAGCCCGAACACGCGGCCAGGAAATAA
- a CDS encoding cupin domain-containing protein, which translates to MPKIDLAQIPESNRTGYPPPFDQAVAGRWVRRLAPATGLTEFGVSFVRLEPGAWSSQRHWHEGEDEFLVMLSGAALLIDDAGEQPLAPGDCVAFPKGDRNGHHVVNRGEADCTFLCMSGGADAGGEYPDIDMLFTAGGYTRKDGTLYPSRRVK; encoded by the coding sequence ATGCCCAAGATCGATCTTGCCCAGATTCCCGAATCCAACCGCACCGGCTATCCGCCGCCCTTCGACCAGGCGGTAGCCGGCCGCTGGGTTCGCCGCCTCGCGCCGGCCACCGGCCTCACCGAATTCGGCGTCAGCTTCGTCCGGCTCGAGCCCGGCGCCTGGTCCTCCCAGCGTCACTGGCACGAAGGCGAAGACGAATTCCTGGTGATGCTGTCGGGCGCGGCATTGCTGATCGATGACGCCGGCGAGCAGCCCCTCGCGCCCGGCGATTGCGTCGCCTTCCCGAAGGGCGATCGCAACGGCCATCACGTCGTCAACCGCGGCGAGGCCGACTGCACCTTCCTGTGCATGAGCGGCGGTGCGGATGCCGGCGGCGAATATCCCGATATCGACATGCTGTTCACCGCCGGCGGATATACCCGCAAGGACGGCACGCTTTATCCGAGCCGGCGGGTGAAATAG
- a CDS encoding GGDEF domain-containing protein, which produces MRSWTVTILVVLLIAVPVSLKIGKAQLALYRAGTTDELTGLLNRRAFLEEVDDSTFLALIIVDVDEFKHVNDRHGHWIGDQVLRATATMMARSLGEFGRVGRLGGEEFALLAYRDDRALLLRQLELFRETIARTPILTDGVPVSITISAGVATRDGRQTFQQLFVQADRALYEAKARGRNRIILAENLKLGSDAGAVRIAGRGHRRWLGR; this is translated from the coding sequence GTGCGATCATGGACTGTCACGATCCTCGTAGTGCTCCTCATTGCCGTGCCCGTCTCCCTCAAGATCGGCAAGGCGCAGCTCGCACTCTATCGGGCAGGAACGACCGACGAGCTTACCGGCCTGCTGAACCGGCGCGCCTTCCTCGAAGAGGTCGACGACAGCACCTTCCTGGCGCTGATCATCGTCGACGTGGACGAGTTCAAACATGTCAACGACCGGCATGGTCACTGGATAGGCGATCAGGTTCTGCGCGCCACCGCGACGATGATGGCGCGCTCGCTGGGGGAGTTTGGCCGTGTCGGGAGGCTCGGCGGCGAAGAGTTTGCGCTGCTCGCCTATCGCGACGATCGCGCCTTATTGCTGCGGCAATTGGAGCTTTTTCGCGAGACCATCGCCCGGACCCCCATTCTGACCGATGGCGTCCCGGTATCGATCACCATATCCGCGGGCGTGGCGACGCGCGACGGGCGCCAGACCTTCCAGCAATTGTTCGTCCAGGCCGATCGCGCGCTTTACGAAGCAAAGGCGCGCGGTCGCAACCGGATCATCCTCGCGGAAAATCTGAAGCTCGGCAGCGATGCCGGCGCGGTCAGAATTGCCGGACGGGGCCACCGGCGCTGGCTCGGGCGCTGA
- a CDS encoding protein phosphatase 2C domain-containing protein, giving the protein MHFDLIQSVSLAGSALVPNDDRAGAADTLAWVIDGATDLGPPGLMGARGGAAWLASAAQAYLQAATDAPIERLCTDLAANLEAAYAATRTRDPIGRWELPMASMLAVRLGDSLLESAWLGDCAGLIRSGDRVTRLGPPRQGKDDEAAMASSLAQHGLGNFKRCAPIVEELRRSRSGPGKRILGVEAETMASVESARIACMAGDELLLMSDGFSALVDAYGLISEAELMAALAEQGLAALAVRLREVEAADAACARFPRFKGSDDATALWLRIGG; this is encoded by the coding sequence ATGCATTTCGATCTGATCCAATCGGTCAGCCTTGCCGGCTCGGCGCTCGTGCCCAACGACGATCGCGCGGGTGCAGCCGATACGCTCGCCTGGGTGATTGACGGCGCGACCGATCTGGGACCGCCCGGCCTGATGGGCGCGCGAGGCGGCGCGGCATGGCTCGCCAGTGCGGCACAAGCCTATTTACAGGCTGCGACCGACGCGCCGATCGAAAGGCTCTGCACGGATCTGGCCGCGAACCTCGAAGCGGCTTACGCGGCGACCCGCACGCGCGACCCGATCGGGCGCTGGGAATTGCCGATGGCATCGATGCTGGCGGTCCGCCTGGGCGACTCCCTGCTGGAAAGCGCCTGGCTCGGCGATTGCGCCGGCCTGATACGCAGCGGTGATCGCGTCACGCGCCTCGGCCCACCGCGCCAGGGAAAGGATGACGAAGCGGCGATGGCCAGCAGCCTGGCGCAGCACGGGCTGGGCAATTTCAAGCGCTGCGCACCGATCGTGGAGGAATTGCGGCGATCGCGCAGCGGGCCGGGCAAGCGCATCCTGGGGGTCGAGGCGGAGACGATGGCGAGCGTGGAGAGCGCCCGGATCGCCTGCATGGCCGGAGATGAATTGCTGTTGATGAGCGACGGTTTCTCCGCACTGGTCGACGCTTACGGGTTGATCAGCGAGGCCGAACTGATGGCTGCCCTGGCCGAGCAGGGCCTGGCGGCGCTGGCGGTGCGCCTGCGGGAGGTTGAGGCCGCGGATGCGGCCTGCGCGCGCTTTCCGCGGTTCAAAGGATCGGACGACGCGACGGCATTGTGGCTGCGCATCGGCGGCTAA
- a CDS encoding fatty acid desaturase, with protein MALVSIEKQPVAGAELPPQDDGARAGGPAERAAQAPASEAELLGRLLAVRFKNHGADLKRSLVQLVTTATPFIALLVVMGVASRGAYWLTLLLAIPTGGLLVRLFIIQHDCGHGSFFKSRAANDFLGRVLGVLTMTPYSSWKQGHAVHHATTGNLDRRGRGDIDMLTVDEYRALTPLRKLAYRLYRNPFVMVLLGAPITFILLQRLPTGPAFRNREARHSILLLNVALAAVFGLPMILFGVLPVLMTYLPVTIISSWIGNWLFYVQHQFEDAYWERDGEWNFHAAAVRGSSYFVLPPILRWFSGNIGMHHIHHLCSRIPNYRLRACFKSAPELARIAKPITLLESLRCWRLALWDEQSRLLVRFRDLKPQAA; from the coding sequence GTGGCGTTGGTATCGATCGAGAAACAGCCGGTGGCAGGCGCCGAACTGCCCCCACAAGATGACGGAGCTCGCGCTGGCGGGCCAGCAGAACGAGCTGCCCAAGCGCCGGCTTCGGAAGCGGAGCTGCTCGGCCGGCTACTGGCGGTCCGCTTCAAAAATCATGGCGCGGACCTCAAGCGTAGTCTGGTGCAGCTGGTAACGACCGCGACGCCGTTCATCGCCTTGCTGGTGGTGATGGGCGTGGCGTCGCGCGGCGCCTATTGGCTGACCTTGTTGCTGGCGATCCCGACCGGCGGGCTGCTCGTCCGATTGTTCATCATCCAGCATGATTGCGGGCATGGCTCATTCTTCAAGTCGCGCGCCGCCAATGACTTTCTCGGCCGCGTCCTGGGGGTGCTGACGATGACGCCCTATAGCAGCTGGAAACAGGGTCACGCCGTGCATCATGCGACCACCGGCAATCTCGACCGGCGCGGCCGCGGCGACATCGACATGCTAACCGTGGACGAATATCGGGCGCTGACGCCGCTGCGAAAGCTCGCCTACCGTCTCTACCGCAATCCCTTTGTCATGGTGCTGCTCGGCGCGCCGATCACCTTCATCCTGCTGCAGCGATTGCCGACCGGACCGGCCTTCCGCAACCGCGAGGCGCGCCACAGCATCCTGCTGCTCAACGTCGCGCTGGCGGCGGTGTTCGGGCTGCCGATGATCCTGTTCGGCGTCCTGCCGGTGCTGATGACCTATTTGCCCGTGACGATCATCTCGTCGTGGATCGGCAATTGGCTGTTCTACGTCCAGCACCAGTTCGAGGATGCCTATTGGGAGCGCGACGGCGAGTGGAATTTCCACGCCGCCGCCGTGCGCGGCAGCTCCTATTTCGTTCTGCCGCCGATTTTGCGCTGGTTCAGTGGCAATATCGGGATGCATCACATCCATCATCTGTGCAGTCGCATCCCCAATTACCGGCTGCGCGCCTGCTTCAAATCCGCGCCCGAACTGGCGCGGATCGCCAAGCCGATCACGCTGCTGGAAAGCCTGCGCTGCTGGCGGCTGGCCCTGTGGGACGAGCAAAGCCGGCTGCTGGTGCGGTTCCGCGATCTGAAGCCGCAGGCGGCGTAG
- a CDS encoding sensor domain-containing diguanylate cyclase has protein sequence MREAQSKIGRAAFAIGDDKLRDEEGRIAALARYQIAGTPREESFDKITALVRDILQVPICAVTLLDRDRQWLKSIQGLDGTETARDVAFCNHTIMKREAMIVPDATLDARFASNPFVTGDPRVRSYAGVPLCSPDGYNIGSLCAVDTMPRDFTAAQIGILDKFAALVVNEMELRTIAQRDFLTGAGSRRAFMEAAQKLIDRYDRNQRVSALVMFDLDHFKKINDRFGHQYGDKVLKAVADACDDVLRSSDMLGRLGGEEFGILLPEMDADAAFAVAERLRTQVSAVRFGWADDMRVTASFGVAALGATQSVEDWIAVADGALYRAKREGRDKSVCSDHLPALA, from the coding sequence ATGCGTGAAGCGCAGTCGAAAATAGGGCGGGCGGCCTTCGCCATCGGCGATGACAAGCTCCGCGACGAGGAAGGCAGGATCGCGGCGCTGGCACGCTATCAGATTGCCGGAACGCCGCGCGAGGAGAGCTTCGACAAGATCACCGCACTCGTGCGCGACATCCTCCAGGTCCCGATCTGCGCGGTCACGTTGCTGGACCGGGATCGGCAGTGGCTCAAATCGATCCAGGGGCTGGATGGGACCGAGACGGCCCGGGACGTCGCATTTTGCAACCATACGATCATGAAGCGCGAGGCGATGATCGTGCCGGACGCGACGCTGGATGCGCGCTTCGCGTCCAACCCGTTCGTGACCGGCGATCCGCGAGTACGCAGCTATGCGGGGGTGCCGCTCTGCTCGCCCGACGGTTATAATATCGGCTCGCTGTGCGCGGTCGACACGATGCCGCGCGACTTCACCGCGGCCCAGATCGGCATACTCGACAAATTCGCCGCTCTGGTCGTCAACGAGATGGAGCTGCGGACCATCGCCCAGCGGGACTTCCTGACCGGCGCCGGCAGCCGCCGCGCCTTCATGGAAGCGGCGCAGAAGCTAATCGATCGCTACGACCGCAACCAGCGTGTGAGCGCGTTGGTGATGTTCGACCTCGACCATTTCAAGAAGATCAACGATCGGTTCGGCCATCAGTATGGCGACAAGGTATTGAAGGCGGTTGCCGATGCCTGCGATGACGTGCTGCGGTCGAGCGATATGCTCGGGCGGCTCGGCGGAGAGGAATTCGGCATACTCCTGCCGGAGATGGACGCGGACGCGGCGTTCGCCGTTGCCGAGCGGCTGCGGACGCAGGTTTCCGCCGTGCGGTTCGGCTGGGCGGACGACATGCGGGTCACGGCCAGCTTCGGCGTCGCAGCGCTGGGCGCGACCCAATCGGTCGAAGACTGGATCGCCGTGGCCGATGGCGCCTTATATCGCGCCAAGCGCGAGGGCCGCGACAAGAGCGTGTGCAGCGACCATCTTCCGGCCTTGGCCTAG